Proteins from a single region of Myxococcales bacterium:
- a CDS encoding 50S ribosomal protein L10: MDRQEKSKVVADLQSITSRAQLAILVDYRGLTVGEMSKLRMALRHSGECDFLVAKNTLVRRALEGTSFTALDEQLAGPNALLFAYGDPVSPTKALVDVAKTLPKMEIKGGVLSGKWLTAEQVIALSKMPGKQELQAMLAGV; the protein is encoded by the coding sequence TTGGATCGCCAAGAAAAATCCAAGGTTGTCGCCGATCTGCAAAGCATCACGTCCCGGGCGCAACTAGCGATCTTGGTCGACTATCGCGGTCTGACCGTGGGTGAAATGAGCAAACTCCGCATGGCCCTGCGCCATTCCGGCGAATGCGATTTTCTCGTTGCCAAGAATACGCTGGTTCGTCGCGCTCTCGAAGGCACGTCCTTCACCGCTTTGGACGAGCAACTGGCCGGCCCCAACGCCCTGTTGTTCGCCTATGGCGACCCGGTCTCGCCGACCAAGGCATTGGTCGATGTCGCGAAAACCCTGCCCAAGATGGAAATCAAGGGCGGTGTGCTCAGCGGCAAATGGCTGACCGCGGAACAAGTGATTGCTCTGTCGAAAATGCCGGGCAAGCAGGAATTGCAAGCCATGCTGGCCGGCGTTT
- the rplA gene encoding 50S ribosomal protein L1 — MPKRGKKYIEAAKKIERQKTYTVDEAVALCHDAGTAGFDESVDAVFRLGVNPKYADQMVRGSCLLPHGTGKTVRVVVFAQGEKVKEAEDAGAEAVGAEDLAQRIQDGWMDFERVVATPDMMKVVSKLGRVLGPRGLMPNPKTGTVTFDVAQAVQEAKAGKIEFRVDKGGNLHAPIGRKSFSIEQLCGNLLALADTLLRLKPHTSKGTYFKNISISTTMGPGVKIDPADIQVRLR, encoded by the coding sequence ATGCCGAAACGGGGCAAGAAATACATCGAGGCGGCCAAGAAAATTGAGCGCCAGAAAACGTATACCGTCGATGAAGCGGTGGCATTGTGCCACGACGCCGGCACCGCCGGCTTTGACGAGTCGGTCGATGCGGTCTTCCGTCTGGGCGTGAATCCGAAATACGCCGATCAGATGGTCCGTGGCAGTTGCCTGTTGCCGCACGGCACCGGCAAAACGGTGCGGGTCGTCGTCTTCGCCCAGGGCGAGAAGGTCAAGGAAGCCGAGGATGCCGGAGCGGAAGCGGTCGGCGCCGAGGATTTGGCGCAGCGGATTCAGGACGGCTGGATGGATTTCGAGCGTGTCGTGGCGACCCCGGACATGATGAAAGTCGTGTCCAAGCTCGGTCGCGTCCTGGGTCCGCGCGGCCTCATGCCCAATCCCAAGACCGGCACGGTCACCTTCGACGTGGCGCAAGCCGTGCAGGAAGCCAAGGCCGGCAAAATCGAATTCCGCGTCGACAAGGGCGGCAACCTGCATGCCCCGATCGGCCGGAAGAGCTTTTCGATCGAGCAGCTTTGCGGCAATCTGCTGGCGCTGGCCGATACACTGCTGCGGCTCAAGCCGCATACCAGCAAGGGCACCTATTTTAAAAACATTTCCATCAGCACCACGATGGGCCCCGGCGTCAAAATCGACCCGGCCGACATCCAGGTGCGGTTGCGTTAA